In Haliaeetus albicilla chromosome 12, bHalAlb1.1, whole genome shotgun sequence, a genomic segment contains:
- the CTXND1 gene encoding cortexin domain-containing 1 protein, with protein sequence MEAPTPEPVYVDVDKGLTLACFVFLCLFLIVMIIRCAKVIMDPYSAIPTSTWEEQHLDD encoded by the coding sequence ATGGAAGCACCAACCCCAGAGCCTGTGTATGTTGATGTGGACAAGGGACTGACATTAGCATGTTTTGTCTTCCTCTGCCTCTTCTTGATTGTGATGATTATTCGCTGTGCAAAAGTTATCATGGACCCTTACAGTGCCATCCCTACGTCTACATGGGAGGAGCAGCATCTAGATGACTGA